GGGGCGACGAAGGGAACCCGGCGCGTGGAGAGCAGGGAAGGGCCTCGTTCTTCAGCGGCCGGGCCGACGGGCCGTCGGCGATACGGCAGGCTAGGCAGCCTGCGCCACACGACAGACAATTTCGGGATGAACGGCAAGGCTGCCCGCTTTCCTGGCCAGGATGCGCTTCCGGGGACCAAGACGCCGTTTTCCCGGTTGCGCCCGGGGTCCTGGGCTCCTTAGGCTCCCAGCCCTGCAATGGACAAGAACGACTTTACTCCAGCCTCCATCCCCAAGCGATCCGACGGTCGAAGCCCCGGCGATTTGCGTTCAATCCGCTTCCAAAACCACATTGCGCCCCATGCCACCGGGTCCACGCTGATCGAGTGGGGCCAAACCCGTGTCATTTGCGGCGTGACTGTGGAGGAAACGGTGCCGCGCTGGATGAAAGAGCAGGGGGTGCCCGGTGGATGGATCACGGCGGAATACAGCATGCTGCCGTATTCCACGCTCGGCCGCAAAGCGCGCGATATTTCCAAAGGGAAGATCGATGGTCGATCGCAGGAAATCCAGAGGCTCATCGGACGGGCTATTCGCGCCGCGGTGGACCTCAACGCTTTGGGCGCGCGCACGTTGTGGGTGGACTGCGATGTGTTGCAAGCGGACGGCGGGACAAGAACCGCGTCCATTACCGGCAGTTACGTCGCCTTGTGCCTGGCCATGAAGAAACTGATGGCGGAGGGCAAGTTATCCGCCAGTCCAGTGGCCACCCCGGTGGCAGCGGTGAGCGCGGGAGTGGTGCAGGGCGTGCCGCTGCTCGATTTGGCTTACACCGAGGATTCGGGGGCGGAGGTGGATTTGAACCTGGTCATGACGGGGGCGGGCGGCTTCGTGGAGCTTCAAGGCACGGGTGAGAAGTCGAGTTTCTCACCCGATCAACTGGCGGCCATGATTGAACTGGGTCGGTCCGGCTTGCAGCGAATCATGGCCTTGCAAACTCAAGCGATCGGTTGATATGGATCCTTGCACGCGGCTTCTTTTGATCAGGCATGCCGAGGTGGCGGTGGACTACCACCGGGTGTTCGGGGGGCGGATCGACATGGAATTGTCTCCTCACGGTCATCATCAGGCCTCCCGGCTTGCCCAGTATTTGAAGGAGCACCAGATCGATCATATCTACACCAGCCCGATGGTGCGGGCGCGCCAAACGCTGGCGGCCATCGAGCAGTTTCACCTGCCTGAGCCGGTGCCGTTGGCAGGATTGCGCGAGGTGGATTTTGGATCTTGGACTGGTTTGAGCTGGGAGCAGGTCCGGGAAAGATTCAACAAGAGCGCCTATCATTGGTTGACGGAGTTGGATGAGGAAGGCATTCCCGAAGCCGAGCGGGTTCCCGATTTTCGCGCCCGAGTTGAGGATTGTCTGGACCACATCTTGTCCGAATCTCCCCAGCGCACCTCCGCCGTTGTTTGTCATGGCGGGGTGATTCGGATGGCGCTGGCGATCCTGCTCGACCTGCCGTTGCCCAAGATGGCCCACTTCGAGATCGACTACGCGAGCGTGACGTCGGTGGAGATCCATCCGCACAAGCGGGAAGTCCGGCTCTTGAACCTCGCGCCCTGGCGGGACGTGCCCTGAGGTTGAGGCAGGCGGTTGGCGGGGGCATGGTCCACCGCGAAGCTCATGGACTCAGGAGGGAAGCGGTGGACGTCCCGTGCTCGAGTCACTGGGGAGTCAGAATCAAACTCCTGATCAGACGAGACTTCCGAAATCCCTGGTCCAAAGTGACGAGGGGCACGTCGTCCGCCGCCGCGAACGCTGCGAGATAGGCGTCTTGCCAGAGTTTGGGGGAATAGGGAAACCCCTTGGTCAATCGACGAAGAGCTCCTTCCAAGGCGGGTGGCTCGATTTCCAAGGTGAAGCGTGGGTCAGCGAAGATCAATCGCCGGGCTGGCCGGCATCACGAGTCTCGTGCGTGGCCGCATCGCCCCTGGCCTCGTTTTGAATCTCCGAATCGATAATCTCGGCCCCTCGGTAACCCCAATAGGGCAATTGGATTGTCGGCTGGTTCATCCAGCCCACGAAGGGATGATATACGAAAAACTCACTGATGAAGATTTGCGCGACCAGCGTGAATCCGAGGAAGAGCGAAAGGGCAAGCGCCGCCGCGGATCCGACGCGTGTTCCCACCCAGGCGAGCGCCCGAATCCACCAGGCGGGCTCGGGGGTGCTCCCAGAAGTCAACAGGCCCAGCCGGTGCAAGGCCGTCCACTCTTGCGGGGCCAAATCTTCCTCGGCAATGGCCCCTCGCCGCACTCCTCGCAGAATGCCCCGGGCATAAATGCGGGCCGCGGCCATGCGAAGGAGGAAATACGCCGGCACCAGCACCATCGCCGACCAGAACCAATAGCCCTGGAGCCAGGAGGCTGCTTCGGCGGGGCTTCGGCTTTCCCAGTCCGGACGCATCTGGGTCAGGAAGCCGGGCACGGTCTTCAGGATCATGACCGGCAGCGTCAGGATGCTGTAAAGAGCGGCGAGGCCGAGGCAGGAGATCCATTCACGGCGGGAGATTTTCCAGACGAGTTTGAAATCGTAGAAGCATCTCCAGTCGCCCGAGGCCGCTTGCCGGGCTTGGGCCAGTGGAACGTAGAGCATGGCTCCCATGAACAAGAACACCCCCAAGATTCCGGTGAGGGGGCCTACCATCGCCTGTTCATATCCTTTATTGAAGGAATTGTTCCAGCCGTCGTACCACGCGAACAGCCAGAGCAAACATCCTGGAATGGTCAGGACCCAGACGTTGAACAAGGCCTGGATACCGACTTTTAGATTGTTCACCAGCGATCCGAACAACCAGCGGGCCGTTTCCCGGATTCGAGCCCATGGTCCCCCGGCCTCCCGACGCCGGGTTACAAGAAACCAGCGCGGACGTTTCACGTGGTCGCGAGTCCATTGATCTCCGAGAGCGAAGGGTTCCCAGGCATGGCTTCGGCCCTCGTGCACGGCGTGCTTCCACCAGGTTCGGAGCACCTCGCGCTGGGTGCAACGCATGACCCAGCCGAGAAACGCCAAAGCTCCCGGGACGCTCAACACGAACAGCATGCCCAGCAACAGAGACCGAATCCCGTAGAGGAGACGCTCCGCCCAGATTCTTCCCGGGGAGGGTTCCGGCCCGGCCCACACATCGGCGCGGGCCGGCAGGTTTGAGACCTCGGCTGTTTGCCTTGCGGGGAGGTCCTGGTTCATGCGATCGCTTGCTCGAGAACCCGGCCTTCCGCATGATGGGTCTTGAATCCCATCAAGTGGGCGAGAGTCGGCGCCACACAGATTTGGTCGGACTCGCGATCGACGACGCGGCCTGGTGGCACGCCCGGGCCGAAGAAAAGCGCGAAAATTTCGTGGGACGATTTCGAATTGAAATGATGCTGGCAAGGCACGGATACGAACGGATTGCTGTCCCGCCCGCAGTCCGGCACGATCGCAAACACGGTCTTTCCCCGGTAGGCTTCCAGGGACTCCGCTGCGCTCACGATTTGACGCAGTCCCTCGTCCATGATGGCAATGCCGCGCGTGTAGTGCTGCATGTTTCCCCAGTGGATGTAGTCGCAATCGTTGTAGTTGACCATGATGAGGCGGGGACTCAACTCCTGCATCGCTCTGACGGCGAGTTCGGTGAGGAGCCGGTCGCCGCGGGGGTTGACGAGGCCGCTTTCGCCGTAGAACGCGCGCCATCGTTCCCAGAACGATTCCATTTCGGGACCCTGGCGGTCTTTTCCCTGGGTCCGGTAGTCCACCTTGTCCCACTTTTCGAGTTTCTTCTTTTCCTCCGTCAGCTCTTGGCCTGAGAGCCGGCCCTCTTCGATCTTGCGTTGCATGAGCCAGGACTTGAAACGGTAGAGACTCAAGGCGGTGGAACGGTAGTCGATGCCGTAGGCGAAGTGATTGCTGAAGGTGTAGAATTCCTCGTCTGGACGGTCTTCGCCGTTCACGATGAGGGTTTGGTGCGGGGGGACGTCGTAGGCCTTGCGCAGGTATTCGAAAAGCGTGGGCACCTTCGGCTCGAATCGTTGGCCGAGGAATTTGTTCCCGATGTCCTTGTATTGATCGTAACGGCCAGTGACCAGGTTCAACGTGCCTTCGCCATGGCTGGTGTTGAGACCCTTGATCTGGGCGATGGTCATGCGCGGAAAGAACGTGCCGCGTTTGACGAGTTCATGGCGGAAGTACGGGCAGTAGGTTTGCTGGGGATCAAGGCATTCCCGGCGGCGCACGCCGCCTCCAAATCGAATCAGGACCACGTTCGGGCCTTGGTAGCCCGTTCTCGTTTCGGTCGACGGTGCGGTTTCAGCGAACGCACCTTGGGGCGTCATGCTCACGCCGGCTGCGAGTGTGCCGGCTAACGAATGATGCAGGAACTGACGCCGGTTCCAGAGGGGAGAAGGATTCATGCTGTTGGAGATGGATGGCGCGGCTGACACTTTTTCGGGGTCGAGGATCGCTTCGAACGTGCAAGCGGATCGT
This Verrucomicrobiota bacterium DNA region includes the following protein-coding sequences:
- a CDS encoding ribonuclease PH; amino-acid sequence: MDKNDFTPASIPKRSDGRSPGDLRSIRFQNHIAPHATGSTLIEWGQTRVICGVTVEETVPRWMKEQGVPGGWITAEYSMLPYSTLGRKARDISKGKIDGRSQEIQRLIGRAIRAAVDLNALGARTLWVDCDVLQADGGTRTASITGSYVALCLAMKKLMAEGKLSASPVATPVAAVSAGVVQGVPLLDLAYTEDSGAEVDLNLVMTGAGGFVELQGTGEKSSFSPDQLAAMIELGRSGLQRIMALQTQAIG
- a CDS encoding histidine phosphatase family protein: MDPCTRLLLIRHAEVAVDYHRVFGGRIDMELSPHGHHQASRLAQYLKEHQIDHIYTSPMVRARQTLAAIEQFHLPEPVPLAGLREVDFGSWTGLSWEQVRERFNKSAYHWLTELDEEGIPEAERVPDFRARVEDCLDHILSESPQRTSAVVCHGGVIRMALAILLDLPLPKMAHFEIDYASVTSVEIHPHKREVRLLNLAPWRDVP
- a CDS encoding twin-arginine translocation signal domain-containing protein, whose translation is MNPSPLWNRRQFLHHSLAGTLAAGVSMTPQGAFAETAPSTETRTGYQGPNVVLIRFGGGVRRRECLDPQQTYCPYFRHELVKRGTFFPRMTIAQIKGLNTSHGEGTLNLVTGRYDQYKDIGNKFLGQRFEPKVPTLFEYLRKAYDVPPHQTLIVNGEDRPDEEFYTFSNHFAYGIDYRSTALSLYRFKSWLMQRKIEEGRLSGQELTEEKKKLEKWDKVDYRTQGKDRQGPEMESFWERWRAFYGESGLVNPRGDRLLTELAVRAMQELSPRLIMVNYNDCDYIHWGNMQHYTRGIAIMDEGLRQIVSAAESLEAYRGKTVFAIVPDCGRDSNPFVSVPCQHHFNSKSSHEIFALFFGPGVPPGRVVDRESDQICVAPTLAHLMGFKTHHAEGRVLEQAIA